A single region of the Paraburkholderia sprentiae WSM5005 genome encodes:
- a CDS encoding glycosyltransferase family 4 protein, translated as MRIAQIAPLYEAVPPKLYGGTERVVSYLTEALVDLGHDVTLFASGDSVTSANLEACWPRALRLDPTIRDALAPHVLMMEKVRKVAHEFDVLHFHLDYMPFPLFTTMDTPFVTTLHGRLDLPELQPVFGAFSHVPVVSISDSQRLPLQQANWLSTVYHGLPDQLLTPQPHKKPEYLAFLGRICPEKRVDTAIKIAAQSGLPLKIAAKVDKVDMEYFKREIEPLLSMAHVEFVGEINEAQKPEFLSGAKALLFPIDWSEPFGLVMIESMACGTPVIAFNRGSVPEVIDHGVTGYIVEDVQGAVAALQRLDELSRTEIRAQFERRFSSKTMAQNYIDGYSALIETSRRPVLRQVAVG; from the coding sequence ATGCGAATCGCACAAATCGCGCCGCTCTACGAAGCTGTCCCACCGAAACTCTATGGCGGCACCGAACGTGTCGTATCGTATCTGACCGAAGCGCTGGTCGACCTCGGCCATGACGTCACGCTGTTCGCGAGCGGCGATTCGGTCACGTCCGCCAATCTCGAGGCGTGCTGGCCGCGCGCGCTGCGCCTCGATCCGACGATTCGCGATGCGTTGGCGCCGCACGTGCTGATGATGGAAAAGGTCCGCAAGGTCGCGCACGAGTTCGACGTGCTGCACTTCCATCTCGACTACATGCCGTTCCCCCTGTTCACGACGATGGACACGCCGTTCGTGACCACGCTCCACGGCCGTCTCGATCTGCCGGAATTGCAGCCGGTGTTCGGCGCGTTCTCGCATGTGCCGGTCGTGTCGATTTCGGACTCCCAGCGTCTGCCGTTGCAGCAGGCCAACTGGCTCAGCACGGTTTACCACGGCCTGCCGGACCAGTTGCTGACGCCGCAGCCGCACAAGAAGCCCGAATACCTCGCGTTCCTCGGCCGCATCTGCCCGGAAAAGCGCGTCGATACAGCCATCAAGATCGCCGCGCAAAGCGGTCTGCCGCTGAAGATCGCCGCCAAGGTGGACAAGGTCGACATGGAGTATTTCAAGCGCGAGATCGAGCCGCTGCTGTCGATGGCGCATGTCGAATTCGTCGGTGAGATCAACGAGGCGCAGAAACCCGAGTTTCTGTCGGGCGCCAAGGCACTGCTGTTCCCGATCGACTGGTCCGAGCCGTTCGGCCTCGTGATGATCGAGTCGATGGCTTGCGGCACGCCGGTTATCGCGTTCAACCGTGGCTCGGTGCCGGAGGTGATCGACCACGGCGTGACCGGCTATATCGTCGAGGACGTGCAAGGCGCGGTAGCGGCTTTGCAGCGTCTGGACGAGCTGTCGCGCACTGAGATTCGCGCCCAGTTCGAACGGCGCTTCAGTTCGAAAACGATGGCGCAGAACTATATCGACGGCTATTCGGCGTTGATCGAAACGTCGCGGCGCCCGGTATTGCGTCAGGTCGCGGTCGGCTAG
- a CDS encoding DNA-3-methyladenine glycosylase I, with product MTQRCNWVSSEALAQYHDTEWGVPSRDDQHLFEMLVLEGAQAGLSWSTILNKRAGYRRAFADFDIDKVAAFTSKHVDALVADESIVRHRGKIEAAILNARAVQQIQAEHGSLANFVWSFVDDTPIQNELASYKHAPASTEVSDALSKALKRYGCKFVGSTICYAFMQAVGMVNDHETSCMCRERCVSLGKKGRRRKAG from the coding sequence GTGACACAACGATGCAACTGGGTATCGAGCGAAGCGCTCGCACAGTACCACGACACCGAGTGGGGCGTACCCTCGCGCGACGATCAGCACCTGTTCGAGATGTTGGTGCTTGAAGGCGCGCAGGCCGGCTTGTCATGGTCGACGATACTCAACAAGCGCGCCGGCTATCGCCGCGCGTTCGCCGATTTCGACATCGACAAGGTCGCGGCCTTCACGTCGAAGCACGTGGATGCGCTCGTCGCCGATGAAAGCATCGTGCGACATCGCGGCAAGATCGAGGCGGCCATCCTGAACGCGCGTGCCGTGCAGCAGATCCAGGCCGAACATGGCTCGCTCGCGAATTTCGTGTGGTCATTCGTCGACGACACGCCGATTCAGAACGAATTGGCTTCGTATAAGCACGCGCCTGCGTCGACGGAAGTATCGGACGCGCTCAGCAAAGCGCTCAAGCGCTACGGCTGCAAATTTGTCGGTTCGACGATCTGCTACGCATTCATGCAGGCGGTCGGCATGGTCAACGATCATGAGACGAGCTGCATGTGCCGAGAGCGATGCGTGTCCTTGGGCAAGAAGGGGCGTCGTCGTAAGGCGGGGTGA
- the fliD gene encoding flagellar filament capping protein FliD, whose protein sequence is MSTISSSSSTISAAAAAAAAQSAAASALQQAAQSIIAGATGNSSLDVSSLVTALVNAKVAGTTATLTAQATTDNTQLSAVGQLSSALSSLQISLAPLATGAFQSDFTATASGNGLTAHAGSGAASGSYAIDVTQIAQAQSMTSGAFTSTQAAGLGTGTLTIAVGNKSMSLNLTSSNNSLSSIAAAINGSSQNPGVSATIVTGSDGSHLVLGSTTTGASSMINVSVSNLANDNGLSSLGVTSAAGTGASGASTITSAGTLAWNQTTAAQDAQFTLNGTKATSSSNSVTTVLAGVTMNLSSASVGTTQTLTIASDTTSQISDVQSFVSSYNSLVSTMNSLSTFTSSAAAGSQGGPLLGDSMLQTIRSTLGNLLGTSVSGSGVTASLASIGVTLNADGTLSVDTPTLTSAVQNNPTQVGTLFNSTNGIAKQMNTDISTFTKTGGIIDIRTSALTADLNSVTTQSSSLTAYEALLTSQYTAQFTALNTLMATTNSNSQYLTQLFGGTNSQGALSQNSA, encoded by the coding sequence ATGTCAACGATTTCCAGCTCGTCGTCCACAATCTCGGCGGCCGCGGCCGCGGCTGCGGCTCAATCCGCTGCCGCATCGGCCCTGCAGCAAGCTGCGCAATCCATCATCGCCGGAGCGACAGGCAACTCGTCGCTCGACGTCTCGTCGCTCGTGACGGCGCTGGTCAACGCCAAGGTGGCCGGCACGACCGCCACGCTCACCGCTCAGGCCACGACCGACAACACGCAGCTTTCGGCTGTCGGCCAGCTTTCGTCGGCGCTATCGAGCCTCCAGATCAGCCTCGCACCGCTAGCGACCGGCGCCTTCCAGTCCGACTTCACGGCGACCGCCAGCGGTAACGGCCTGACAGCCCACGCCGGTTCGGGCGCCGCATCCGGCTCGTACGCGATCGACGTCACGCAGATCGCCCAGGCACAAAGCATGACATCGGGCGCCTTCACGTCGACGCAAGCAGCAGGGCTTGGCACCGGCACACTGACAATTGCCGTCGGCAACAAGTCGATGTCGCTAAATTTGACGTCATCGAATAACAGCCTGAGCTCGATCGCCGCGGCAATCAACGGCTCGAGCCAGAACCCCGGCGTTTCGGCGACCATCGTGACCGGCTCCGATGGCTCTCACCTCGTGCTCGGCTCGACGACGACGGGCGCGTCCAGCATGATCAACGTGAGCGTTAGCAACCTGGCCAACGACAACGGACTGTCGAGCCTCGGCGTCACCTCGGCCGCGGGCACGGGCGCGAGCGGTGCCTCGACGATCACGTCGGCCGGCACGCTCGCATGGAACCAGACAACCGCCGCGCAAGACGCCCAGTTCACGCTGAACGGCACCAAGGCGACCAGCTCGAGCAACTCGGTGACCACCGTGCTCGCCGGCGTGACCATGAATCTGAGTTCCGCCTCCGTCGGCACGACGCAGACCCTGACCATCGCATCCGATACCACGAGCCAGATCAGCGACGTCCAATCGTTCGTGAGCTCCTATAACTCGCTCGTCAGCACGATGAACTCGCTATCGACGTTCACCTCGAGCGCGGCGGCAGGCTCGCAAGGCGGCCCGCTGCTGGGCGATTCGATGCTCCAGACGATTCGCTCGACCTTGGGCAACCTGCTGGGCACGAGCGTCTCCGGCTCGGGGGTGACAGCGTCGCTGGCGTCTATCGGCGTCACGCTGAATGCGGACGGCACGCTGTCGGTCGATACGCCGACGCTTACGAGCGCGGTGCAGAACAACCCGACGCAAGTCGGTACGCTGTTCAATTCGACCAACGGCATCGCCAAGCAGATGAACACCGACATTTCGACGTTCACGAAGACCGGTGGCATCATCGACATTCGCACCAGCGCATTGACCGCCGACCTGAACAGCGTGACGACGCAGTCGAGTTCGCTCACCGCGTACGAAGCGCTACTCACGTCGCAATACACGGCTCAGTTCACCGCCCTGAATACGTTGATGGCAACCACCAACAGCAACTCGCAGTATCTGACGCAGCTTTTCGGCGGCACGAATAGCCAGGGCGCGCTGTCCCAAAACTCAGCGTAA
- a CDS encoding PXPV repeat protein, with amino-acid sequence MKRIVTHLLVAAGLAAGACGVAQAHTDLSVGLSLGAPVYAAPSRVYAAPEPVYYGGWDHRYERRDYYRDYRHDDRGWGHDNRRWGRDDRGEHRGWRD; translated from the coding sequence ATGAAACGCATCGTCACTCACTTGCTGGTTGCTGCCGGACTTGCGGCGGGCGCATGCGGTGTCGCGCAGGCGCATACGGATCTGAGCGTGGGCCTATCGCTCGGCGCCCCGGTTTATGCCGCGCCCTCGCGCGTCTATGCGGCGCCGGAGCCGGTGTATTACGGCGGCTGGGATCATCGTTACGAGCGCCGCGACTACTACCGCGACTATCGCCACGATGACCGCGGCTGGGGTCACGACAACCGTCGCTGGGGCCGTGACGATCGCGGCGAGCATCGCGGCTGGCGGGATTGA
- a CDS encoding flagellar protein FliT yields the protein MTQERHAAQQTELVEQVLELTQKIALAASLADWPKAAGLAQERSPLLMSIDAEQTPATLHLIRRIQALDATLLDNARESRDELEAEYRTAIHSSKSVRQYHQIAQL from the coding sequence GTGACTCAAGAGCGACATGCCGCACAGCAGACCGAGCTCGTCGAACAGGTGCTCGAACTGACGCAGAAGATCGCGCTCGCCGCGAGCCTTGCCGACTGGCCCAAGGCTGCCGGTCTCGCGCAGGAGCGCTCGCCGCTCCTGATGTCGATCGACGCCGAGCAAACTCCGGCGACACTGCACCTGATCCGGCGCATTCAGGCACTCGACGCGACCTTGCTCGACAACGCCCGCGAATCGCGCGATGAACTGGAGGCGGAGTACCGGACTGCCATCCATTCCAGCAAGTCGGTCCGTCAGTATCACCAGATCGCGCAACTGTAG
- the rpsU gene encoding 30S ribosomal protein S21, giving the protein MTTILLKENEPFEVAIRRFRRAIEKNGLIAELRERQSYEKPTTARKRKKAAAVKRLHKRLRSQMLPKKLH; this is encoded by the coding sequence ATGACGACGATTCTTCTGAAGGAAAACGAGCCGTTCGAAGTGGCCATTCGCCGCTTTCGTCGCGCAATCGAAAAAAATGGCCTGATCGCTGAACTGCGTGAGCGCCAGTCGTACGAAAAGCCGACCACGGCTCGCAAGCGCAAGAAGGCAGCAGCTGTTAAGCGCCTGCACAAGCGTCTGCGTAGCCAGATGCTGCCGAAAAAGCTGCACTAA
- a CDS encoding Cof-type HAD-IIB family hydrolase: MYKVIATDLDGTLLNADHQVDPFTVATVRKLESHGLQFVIATGRHYCDVAGIRDLLGINPYLITSNGARIHAPDNTVIHADDLPPAIVQRLVQPDIAGAHGRVIVNLFADEAWLIDRDAPHLLAFHQDSGFTYEVTDLPKHDGVDIAKALYIGDPADLAQVAANLEREFGERLYVTYSLPDCLEVMTANVSKGRALQIVLERLGVDASHCVAFGDNMNDIDLLETAGHPFMMNNANPDLITRLPHVPRIGNNFEAGVAHHLRKLFALNDELAC, from the coding sequence ATGTATAAAGTCATCGCCACCGATCTCGATGGCACACTGCTCAACGCCGATCACCAGGTGGACCCGTTCACGGTCGCCACGGTGCGCAAGCTCGAAAGCCACGGGCTGCAGTTCGTGATCGCCACGGGGCGGCATTACTGTGACGTGGCGGGCATCCGCGATCTGCTCGGCATCAATCCCTATCTGATTACATCGAACGGCGCGCGCATTCACGCGCCCGACAACACGGTGATCCACGCCGACGACCTGCCGCCAGCGATCGTTCAGCGTCTCGTGCAGCCCGACATTGCCGGCGCGCATGGTCGAGTGATCGTCAATCTGTTTGCCGATGAAGCGTGGCTGATCGACCGCGATGCGCCTCATCTGCTGGCGTTCCACCAGGACTCCGGCTTCACCTACGAAGTGACCGATCTGCCGAAGCACGACGGCGTCGACATTGCCAAGGCGCTGTATATCGGCGATCCCGCCGATCTCGCGCAGGTCGCCGCCAATCTGGAACGCGAATTCGGCGAGCGACTGTACGTGACGTATTCGTTGCCGGATTGCCTGGAAGTGATGACCGCGAATGTGTCGAAGGGGCGCGCCCTGCAGATCGTGCTCGAGCGCCTGGGTGTGGATGCGTCACACTGCGTTGCGTTCGGCGACAACATGAACGATATCGATTTGCTCGAGACGGCCGGCCATCCATTCATGATGAACAACGCCAATCCCGATCTGATCACGCGTCTGCCGCATGTTCCGCGCATCGGCAACAATTTCGAAGCGGGCGTTGCGCATCATCTGCGCAAACTGTTCGCGCTGAACGACGAACTGGCGTGCTGA
- a CDS encoding flagellin N-terminal helical domain-containing protein — MLSINSNINSLTAQQNLTGSGSALSQAITRLSSGKRINSAADDAAGLAISTTLQTAINGLNQGVSNANDGVSMVQTASTGLSQITQSLQTIRSLANEAAGGSLSASNQAALQQEVAQQIAEVNRLASQTTYNGINLLNGTAGLINVQVGSNVGQTISVNLSQGVSAASLGAGPVQAGNTLGTITGLDLNANGTANSAGGTGAITQINILSNGTGGFTFTDQNNQVLSSATSNALFSVTGSASGISTISLSSGAGNGLLQSNELTSINQAFSAGGGSAAAAGTVLGVFSGLNLNATNGSAATAGISNAITSITVESNGSGGFEYVDQNGNQLSSTAAQNLFTSSSTGISAFNGAQTTIGSTTAAQTAGSSLATVNTDNVPTSVANINVSTTAGANLAMESVDNALATINNIQATLGAAQNRLTGIATSQQAESTDLSSAHSQITDADFAQETANMSKAQVLQQAGISVLAQANSQAQQVLKLLQ, encoded by the coding sequence ATGCTTAGCATCAACAGTAATATCAACTCGCTGACCGCTCAGCAAAACTTGACTGGGTCTGGCAGCGCGCTCTCGCAAGCCATTACCCGCCTGTCGTCGGGCAAGCGCATCAACAGCGCGGCGGACGATGCGGCTGGCCTCGCGATTTCCACGACACTGCAAACCGCGATCAACGGCCTGAACCAGGGCGTTTCGAACGCGAACGACGGCGTGTCGATGGTGCAAACGGCAAGCACCGGTTTGAGCCAGATCACGCAAAGCCTGCAAACGATCCGTTCGCTCGCGAACGAGGCAGCCGGCGGCTCGCTGTCGGCAAGCAACCAGGCAGCACTGCAGCAGGAAGTTGCACAGCAGATCGCTGAAGTGAACCGTCTCGCATCGCAGACGACGTACAACGGCATCAACCTGCTGAACGGCACGGCTGGCCTCATCAACGTCCAGGTCGGCTCGAACGTCGGTCAGACGATCAGCGTGAACCTGAGCCAAGGCGTTTCGGCCGCTTCGCTGGGCGCGGGCCCGGTGCAGGCAGGCAACACGCTCGGCACGATCACCGGCCTCGACCTGAACGCGAACGGCACGGCCAACTCGGCAGGCGGCACGGGCGCAATCACGCAGATCAACATCCTGTCGAACGGCACGGGTGGCTTCACCTTCACCGACCAGAACAACCAGGTGCTGTCGTCGGCGACGTCCAACGCCCTGTTCTCGGTGACGGGTTCGGCAAGCGGCATCTCGACGATCTCTCTGTCTAGCGGCGCGGGTAACGGCCTGCTGCAAAGCAACGAACTGACGTCGATCAACCAGGCCTTCTCGGCCGGCGGTGGCTCCGCTGCGGCGGCGGGTACGGTCCTCGGCGTTTTCTCGGGCCTCAACCTGAACGCGACGAACGGCTCGGCAGCAACCGCGGGCATCTCGAACGCGATCACGTCGATCACCGTCGAATCGAACGGCTCGGGCGGCTTCGAATACGTGGACCAGAACGGCAACCAGCTCTCGAGCACGGCTGCGCAGAACCTGTTCACCAGCTCGTCGACGGGCATCAGCGCCTTCAACGGCGCGCAAACCACGATCGGCTCGACGACGGCAGCTCAGACGGCTGGCTCGTCACTGGCAACGGTCAACACGGACAACGTGCCGACCTCGGTGGCGAACATCAACGTCAGCACGACCGCCGGCGCGAACCTCGCGATGGAATCGGTCGACAACGCTCTCGCGACGATCAACAACATCCAGGCAACGCTGGGTGCAGCGCAGAACCGTCTGACCGGTATCGCGACTTCGCAGCAGGCTGAATCGACCGACCTGTCGAGCGCACATTCGCAGATCACCGACGCTGACTTCGCGCAGGAAACGGCGAACATGAGCAAGGCGCAAGTGTTGCAACAGGCTGGTATCTCGGTGCTGGCACAGGCCAACTCGCAGGCGCAGCAAGTCCTGAAGCTGCTGCAGTAA
- a CDS encoding aldo/keto reductase: protein MQKRRIGRSELQVVPLMFGGNVFGWTADEATSFSILDAFVDAGLNFIDTADVYSAWVPGNQGGESETILGKWFRRSGKREQIVLATKVSKHPQRKGLSAANIQAALEDSLRRLQTDYIDVYFSHDDDTSTPLAETLGAYQKLIEAGKVRVIGASNYSGARVEEALAVSRRHGLPEYQLLQPEYNLYDRAQYERDSEPVALAHHLGVVVYYSLASGFLSGKYRSEADLAGKARGSRVEKYLNGRGLRILGALDGVAQRHGSTPAAIALAWLIARPSVTAPIASATSVAQLKGLAAAVQLSLTADDIRELDEASA, encoded by the coding sequence ATGCAAAAGCGCAGGATTGGCCGTTCCGAATTGCAGGTCGTGCCGCTGATGTTCGGTGGCAATGTATTTGGCTGGACCGCCGACGAGGCAACGTCGTTTTCGATCCTCGACGCGTTCGTCGACGCTGGCCTTAACTTCATCGATACCGCCGATGTCTATTCGGCCTGGGTGCCCGGCAATCAGGGCGGCGAGTCGGAGACGATCCTCGGCAAGTGGTTCCGTCGGAGCGGCAAGCGCGAGCAGATCGTGCTCGCGACGAAGGTGTCCAAGCATCCGCAGCGCAAGGGGCTGTCGGCCGCGAACATCCAGGCCGCGCTCGAAGACTCGCTGCGCCGCTTGCAAACGGATTACATCGACGTCTATTTCTCCCACGACGACGACACTTCGACGCCGCTCGCCGAAACGCTAGGCGCGTATCAGAAGCTGATCGAGGCGGGCAAGGTGCGCGTGATCGGCGCGTCGAACTACAGCGGCGCGCGCGTCGAGGAGGCGCTCGCCGTGTCGCGCCGGCATGGGCTGCCCGAATATCAGCTGCTGCAGCCCGAATACAATCTGTACGACCGCGCGCAATACGAGCGCGACAGCGAGCCGGTGGCGCTCGCGCATCATCTCGGCGTGGTGGTCTATTACAGTCTCGCGAGCGGGTTCCTGTCGGGCAAGTACCGCAGCGAGGCCGATCTGGCCGGCAAGGCGCGCGGCAGCCGGGTGGAGAAATACCTGAACGGGCGCGGCTTGCGGATTCTCGGCGCGCTCGACGGCGTCGCGCAACGGCACGGCAGCACGCCCGCCGCGATCGCGCTCGCCTGGCTGATCGCGCGGCCGAGCGTTACGGCCCCCATCGCGAGCGCGACCTCGGTCGCGCAGCTGAAGGGCCTGGCCGCGGCCGTCCAGCTGTCCCTTACGGCCGACGATATCCGTGAGCTGGACGAGGCGAGCGCTTGA
- a CDS encoding BadF/BadG/BcrA/BcrD ATPase family protein — protein sequence MNHDFFLIGVDGGGTGTRVVLGDARGRELAQATSGPSGLGLGIPHAWQSIQAACGEAFERAGVALDWPRCVLGCGLAGVNNRDWLAEFHAQAPRLAGLAVETDAYTTLLGAHDGAPGVIVALGTGSVAASLASDGEFRMASGYGFPSADEASGAWLGLRLIVHAQQALDGRVPDDDLVHALLAHTGARDRDSLVVWLCAANQTAYARLAPIAIEHRAHPFAARLLGEAGIEIGKMIAALDATGMLPVALCGGLGTPLREYVPNAYQARLREPRADSAHGGLQLARREAGRLAG from the coding sequence ATGAACCACGACTTCTTTCTGATTGGCGTCGACGGCGGCGGCACCGGCACGCGCGTGGTACTCGGCGATGCGCGGGGCCGCGAACTGGCGCAGGCGACAAGCGGCCCATCGGGCCTTGGGCTCGGTATCCCACACGCATGGCAGTCCATTCAGGCCGCCTGCGGCGAAGCGTTCGAGCGAGCCGGAGTCGCGCTGGACTGGCCGCGCTGCGTGCTCGGTTGCGGACTCGCGGGCGTCAACAACCGCGACTGGCTCGCCGAGTTTCACGCGCAGGCGCCGCGGTTAGCCGGATTGGCCGTCGAAACCGACGCCTACACGACCTTGCTCGGCGCGCACGACGGCGCGCCCGGCGTGATCGTCGCCCTCGGCACCGGCAGCGTCGCGGCCTCGCTCGCGAGCGACGGCGAATTCCGCATGGCCAGCGGCTACGGCTTTCCATCAGCCGACGAAGCGAGCGGCGCGTGGCTCGGCCTTCGGCTGATCGTACATGCGCAACAAGCGCTCGACGGCCGGGTGCCCGACGACGATCTGGTGCATGCGCTGCTCGCGCATACCGGCGCGCGGGATCGCGACAGTCTCGTCGTGTGGCTGTGTGCGGCCAATCAGACCGCCTATGCGCGGCTCGCGCCGATCGCTATCGAGCATCGCGCGCATCCGTTCGCGGCGCGGCTGCTCGGCGAGGCCGGCATCGAAATCGGCAAGATGATCGCCGCGCTGGACGCCACGGGCATGCTGCCGGTCGCGTTGTGCGGAGGCCTCGGTACGCCGTTACGCGAGTACGTGCCGAACGCGTATCAGGCGCGTCTGCGCGAGCCGCGGGCGGATTCGGCGCATGGTGGCTTGCAGCTGGCGCGGCGCGAGGCGGGGCGGCTGGCTGGATGA
- a CDS encoding H-NS histone family protein: MSQYADLKAQIAKLQAQAEEARRTEIDNVVADIRQKIAEYGLTAQDLGFAVAAKRGRPPKKTPLPAKYQDPKSGNTWSGRGKPPKWIVGKNRERFLIGSS, from the coding sequence ATGTCTCAATATGCAGACCTGAAGGCGCAGATTGCCAAACTGCAGGCACAGGCGGAAGAAGCGCGACGGACGGAAATCGACAATGTCGTCGCCGACATCCGCCAAAAGATCGCCGAATACGGTCTGACCGCGCAGGATCTCGGCTTCGCGGTCGCCGCCAAGCGCGGCCGCCCGCCCAAAAAGACGCCGCTGCCGGCGAAATATCAGGATCCGAAGTCGGGCAATACCTGGAGCGGGCGCGGAAAGCCGCCAAAATGGATCGTCGGCAAGAACCGCGAACGCTTCCTGATTGGCTCGAGCTGA
- the flhD gene encoding flagellar transcriptional regulator FlhD: MSTTSHMLNEIREVNLSYLLLAQRLLREDKPMGMFRMGISDQLADVLANLSLAQTVKLAASNQMLCRFRFDDHTVLSALADKDKASAIAQAHSAILMASQPVEQLG, encoded by the coding sequence ATGAGCACGACTAGCCATATGCTCAATGAGATCAGAGAAGTCAATCTGTCTTATCTGCTGCTCGCCCAGCGTCTGCTGCGCGAAGACAAGCCGATGGGCATGTTCCGCATGGGTATTTCGGACCAGCTGGCCGACGTGCTCGCCAATCTGTCGTTGGCGCAGACCGTCAAGCTCGCGGCGTCCAACCAGATGCTGTGCCGCTTCCGCTTCGACGATCACACGGTGCTGTCCGCGCTCGCGGACAAGGACAAGGCGAGCGCGATCGCGCAGGCTCATTCCGCGATCCTGATGGCGAGCCAGCCGGTCGAGCAACTCGGCTGA
- the aqpZ gene encoding aquaporin Z, translating into MQLSKRLVAELFGTFWLVLGGCGSAVLAANFAGPVHGLGIGFVGVSLAFGLTVLTMAFAIGHISGCHLNPAVSVGLTVAGRFPVRDLLPYIVAQVIGAVLGAFVLSLIASGKPGFDLVASGFATNGYGEQSPGHYSLAAAFICEVVMTGFFLFVILGATDRRAPAGFAPIAIGLCLTLIHLISIPVTNTSVNPARSTGPALFVGGAAIDQLWLFWAAPIIGAVIAGVVYPLIAEDRSSEAQTVALD; encoded by the coding sequence ATGCAGTTGTCAAAGCGCCTCGTGGCCGAACTGTTCGGCACCTTCTGGCTCGTGCTCGGGGGCTGCGGCAGCGCGGTCCTCGCCGCCAACTTCGCCGGGCCGGTTCACGGTCTGGGCATCGGCTTCGTCGGCGTGTCGCTGGCCTTCGGTCTGACCGTGCTGACGATGGCTTTTGCGATCGGCCACATTTCCGGCTGCCACCTGAATCCGGCGGTGAGCGTCGGCCTGACCGTCGCCGGCCGATTTCCGGTGCGCGATCTGCTGCCGTACATCGTCGCGCAGGTGATCGGCGCGGTGCTCGGCGCGTTCGTGCTGTCGCTGATCGCGTCGGGCAAGCCCGGCTTCGACCTGGTCGCGAGCGGCTTCGCGACGAACGGTTACGGCGAGCAATCGCCGGGTCACTACTCGCTGGCCGCGGCCTTCATTTGCGAAGTGGTGATGACCGGCTTCTTCCTGTTCGTGATTCTCGGCGCGACCGACCGGCGCGCGCCGGCCGGTTTCGCGCCGATCGCGATCGGCCTGTGCTTGACGCTGATCCACCTGATTTCGATTCCTGTCACCAACACGTCGGTCAATCCGGCGCGCTCGACGGGCCCGGCGCTATTCGTAGGCGGCGCGGCGATCGATCAACTGTGGCTGTTCTGGGCTGCGCCGATCATCGGTGCGGTGATCGCGGGTGTCGTCTATCCGCTGATCGCCGAGGATCGTAGCAGCGAGGCGCAGACGGTGGCGCTCGACTGA